AGCCAGATGCAGAAACTGGTCGGCAAAGAAATAAATTAACGTTGCGGGACGGTATGATTTCCAGAGATCTATGAGAAAATGACTGATCAATATAACAAAAAGCGTTATCCAGCTACTGAAGCCTGTAAACAGGGCGGCTGCAAAAGCCGTTAAGCCAGCATGGATATAGAGATATTTTGATTTCCAGTGGTAAGTTGTCCTGCTTTCAACCCACAATTTGGGCTGTAAAACAAAATCAGTAAGCAAGTGAGCGGAAAGCATTTTAATGCACCAGAGAAATAACATAGGTTTATTCAGTTATCAGTGATACAAGTTTACGATATATTCCGATAGCTTTTTCCATTTCACTCCAATTAGCCGCCTTCGCCAGCTTATTTATGGTCGACTGGCTCTTCTTCAGCTTTTTGGCTGCTTCCATCTGGGTAGCACCCATCAGGAGCTCTCCCACTGTTTCAGCCTGCTTTGACGACATCTTTTGCATTAGCAGATCCACAAAAACGGCTATTCCCTGCAATCCGGCGTCTATCTTTTTATCGGCACAACGCAGGGCAAGCCGGTCGCTTGTCTTGCTTAACAGGTCGAGTTCCCTCCCTGAAAGCATAAAAGCCTCCCCTTTGGCCGTCGCCATATTCTTAATGGGCTCTTCAACTGGACCTATTCCAATCGCGATCCGGATATCAATATCCTCGCTTTTATCCTTTGGATCACTCTGTTTAGCTATCGCTCTTAACCTGAGTGCCAGCGTTAAAGCCTGTTCTATATCGCACAAGGCATGAAAGCTGTCGCCCCGGTAAAAGTCGCTTTTCGCCTTTTGCCCCTTAAGCTCGGTTTTAACAGCAAAAAGCAGCTCATCCAACTGCTTCTCGCCGAGTGTACTCGAATTTACAATATCTGCCGTAAGTACTGCTTTCTGTGGTTTCATATACGAATATAGTCATATCTGGCGATATTTTAACATTATAGCCAAATATGGCGATAATTAGAAATTATCACCAAAACCGGCGATACATAGAAACACCAATAAAAACTTCATTTTGACGCAGAAGAAAGAAAAGAGAAGGAAAATTTGAATTAGATTTCCATCAAATCATTTTTATTGTATTTTTGCAGCGGAATACAGAAAACCATTCTGGTTTTGTTCTTATAGTCTTGTAGTGTAATGGTACCACGTCAGATTCTGGCTCTGAAAATCTAGGTTCGAACCCTAGCAAGACTACAAAAAAAGCCCCCTGCATCATATAATGCAGGGGGCTTTTTGTTTAAGACGGCCGTAATGTTATACCGATTTTCTTACAAACCTGGTAAGGATCACAATCGTGTCGCCGTTTATCTTCCCTTCTATCTGGTCGGCATTATCAGGCACCAGCTTAATTTTCCGAACCATCGTTCCCTTGGGCGCGATGTAACTTGTTCCTTTAACGTTAAGGTTCTGAGTCAGGATCACCGAATCGCCGGTTTCAAGAACAACGCCGAAACTATCTTTATGAATCACCTTCCCGGCTTCCAGGGCGTCCTCTGCGTTAGCCCATTCCACCAGCGACTCATCCAGATATACCGATTCAATCGTATCCCTCGCCCATTCTTCGGTAGACGATAACCTGCTCATTATTTTATACGAAAGTACCTGCACTGACGGCACTTCGCTCCAGATGCTCCCCTCCAGGCAACGCCAGTGATGCGTATTGGTGTAATCGCCGGATGCTATCTGCCCGAGGCACTCAGAGCATAAAACAACCTGGTTTTCGATCGACTCGTTTCTGGGAGGAACAGTATAAGCGTTTAAATCACTATCCGGATTTAAGCAAAGCTCGCAGGCTTGATTACTGCGGTTCTGTAATTGTGGATTTATTGACATTTGCCCGCAAAAGTAATTTTAAAAATGGAAAATCAAATACATGACGCATTTGCCCACTTAAAAAGCCGGTTTCACCACCTCCAAAAGTGTAGAGTGAGCAGTACCTTTGTAATACACCAACGCAGAACCCTTGAATTATGGAAACAAAAACGGCAAGCAACAGGACTATTGGATTTTTGTCACTATTCGACATGCATACTACCTTTTTTCGGCGCGCTCTCGACGGCATATCAGAAGAAGACATGCATAACCGCTTAAATACCCAGGCCAACCATATGGGATGGATCAGCGGTTCTGTCGTCCAGCAACGTTACTTCATGACCCAGGAAACACATCCCGGCTTAAAACAAACCGGTGATGAGCTATTCAGAGAAAATCAGGGTATTCTCACCAATGCGAAATATCCTTCGGTGGCAGAATACCTGAAAGACTGGGAAACAATAAGCCCACTGGCACGGGAGGCTCTGGTAGCCATTGGAGATGAAAAGCTTGACAGCACGATGGACATGGGAGGCATGAAAATGACCTACTACGAAGTTATCAGCTTTACAATGTACAGGGAAGCAAACATGATCGGGCAGCTTGCACTATGGCGGAGGCTCCTCGGTTATCCTGCACTGAAATATGATTAAGTGCACCCCGCGCATCATAAAATTTTAATTACACAAGCGCGATCATATCTTTAATGGTTTATTTCATTATTTTTGTTGCATAGAGAGCTGCATTCAGCTGCTCTGTTCCGGCATGATGAGAGCCATTCTATAGGTTTATGAAGCGTGATATTTGCGGTCCTGACGACGTTGTACTTTTCGTAAATGAGTTTTATGTCCTGGCATTGCAAGATCCGCTCCTGGGACCTGTTTTTGCACATGCGATAACCGACTGGACCCCGCACTTAGACCGGCTATACAAGTTCTGGAACAGCGCTCTGTTCGAAGAGCTCACTGTCACCGAGCAATCTATTTCAAGTCACAGCACATTAAATGTTGACCGCGCCCACTACGACCGCTGGTTACTTCATTTTAACCGGACTATAGATACCTATTTTGAAGGGGAAGTTGCCAATCGGGCTAAGAAGAAGGCAGCACAAACAGCCGGATTATTCTTATCGCACCTGAAAGCGTCAGGACGTTAATAAAATCAGACATTTTCAGTCCTCCTTACTCACTGATGGCAGACTGCTGGCAGTCTGACGGCAGGCTGATGGCACATTTGTTCGAGAATTCATCGACTGGGCATGCTGATTTCATCGAGAATTCATCGACACGGAGTCGTATAACCAGGCTCGGGCCGTAGTATGGCTGAGCAATAAACCTGAGAGCAGTCTGCCGTCAGTCTGCCAGCAGTCCCGAACTAGCCCCCCTCCCTTGAATAACTCACCTGGCGTACTGCTGCGTGACGCGACCTGGAGGTTCACTGCGAATCCTATGCTGAGAATTACTCAGTTAAAAGATCGCCTGAACTCGAGCGGAGAAAGGCTGGTCTTTGTTTTAAAGAGCTTACTGAACGACTGCGGATGTTCAAAACCCAGCGCATAGGCTACTTCACTTACAGATAAGCTGGTAGTAGAAAGTTTTTCCTTTGCCTTTTCAATCAGTTTATCATGAATGTGCTGCTGTGCATTCTGCCCTGTTAGGGTACGAAGCATATCACTTAAATAGCTGGGCGAAAGATTCAGATTCTCGGCCAGATACTGAACCGTGGGGATACCCTTGCTTAAAGCGTGTTCATTATTAAAATAACTGTTTAGCAGCTCCTCCAACCTTTGCAGAAGATCGTGATTAACCACTTTCCGGGTAATGAACTGGCGCTTATAAAAACGGTTGGCATAATTCAGCAATAGCTCAATCTGCGAAATGACCACGTCCTGACTAAAGTCGTCAATGCGGCCGTTCAGCTCCTCTTCCATAATCCTGAAAATAGAGAGGATAGTAGTTTTCTCGTCTTCAGAAAGGTGCAGCGTTTCGTTGGCTGTGTACGAAAAGAAGCCATACTGACTGATCTTCTTCGCAAGCGGATACCCCAAAAAGAAATCAGGGTGAATAAGCAAGGTATAAGCTGAGCATACCGTTCCTTCGCTCTCCACTCCTCCCATTACCTGGCCTGGAGAAGCAAACAGCAAGCCGCCCTCATCGAAATCGTAATAGCCCTGTCCGTATTTTAATCTGCCACCGAGTTTAGGTTTATAAGAAATCTTATAAAACCCCAGTACATGATGAACAAAGGGTGGTATTACTTCCGACCATGAAGGCGCCCCGTTGATCATGCTGATCAACGGGTGCTTAGGTTGAGGCAATCCAAATGCGCGATGGGCATCAGATAGTGTCTCAAATTTATGCGGGCTTTTTTCGTCCTTTTTCATTAGAACAATTTGTTTTAAATGGCACTGAAGCAAACATGAGCACTTTATTGATGCCGGTTTGTGAGCTTCTGAAAATGCTCATGATGGTTTCACTTTAAATAAAATAAAAGATAGACTGTTTTAATATGCAAGTTACAAATTTATTCAGCAACGCCCTGCGCTGAACTTGAAACAGCATCCCATTGTTCCCAAAGGGCTAAACGTTCTTCATAAGCAGCCTTCACCCACGATAGATTCTGACTACCTAAATTGAATCGTAGCGGCGGCTTTTCGGCATCTACAACTTGAAAAAGTGCTTGTGGTGTAGCATTCGGATCACCTTTTTTCATGTCTTTCAGTTGTCCAAAAAATTGAGCTTTGAAGTTCGCGTAAATATCCATTCCTTCAGCGAACTTTAACGAGGCCTCACTGCCGAATTCCGTAGCATAAGCTCCCGGTTCGATGATGGTCACTTTGATCCCAAAATCCTTAACCTCCAGTGCCAGGCTTTCGTGAATAGCTTCAAACGCCCATTTAGATGAGCAATAGTAGCCAATTACCGGGAGAACCACATGACCAAGATTGCTGGACGTACCGAGGATATGTCCTCCACCCTGCTCACGAAGCAAAGGCAAAGCAGCCTGGATAACAGCAAGCGTTCCGAAAACATTGGTTTCGAACATTGCCCTTACATCTTCTGCACTTGCCTCCTCTATTGTTCCCACCAACGAATACCCGGCATTATTTAGCACAATATCCAACCTTCCAAAATACGCATACGCCTCGTCGACTGCTGCTTTTGCCTGAGCAGGGTTCGTCACGTCCAATTCGAGCGCTAAAACGCTGTCGGCATACTTTTCTTTCAGTGCAGCTAAACTATTAACATTACGAGCCGTAGCTGCCACTTTATCGCCACGCTCCAGGGCGGCCTCCGCCCAAATACGTCCAAAACCACGCGAAGCGCCGGTAATGAACCATACCTTACTCTTCATTTCATTTTCCATATCTGATATTTCTTATTGATATAACAAATATCAGAATGCAGGGCGCGTGACATGTAGTCTAATTGAGGACTTTTGTAGCCTAATTGAGGAAACCAAAGATGAGCACTGTTCATCCAAAAGGGGCAGAATCAAAAACTCAAGGCTCCGTAACAACCTTAATATCCATAATGGAGGTATCAAAATCATCCGGTTTTACCAGGGCTTTAGTTTTGATTCTGAATTTGTATGTATATACCGTATTAACGCTATACTCAAGTATTTTGGCAATCGTCTCGTTATCAGTAATTCCGAGCCTTACCAGTGCGAATATCCTTAAATGTGCGTTCAGCACTTCGTTATCTCTGGGCCAGATCTGGTCTTCCGGCTTTAAGAGTGCGTTGAAAGACTGAACGAAGTTGGGAAACAGCTTTAAGAATACGCGGTCGAATGTACGAAAGAGATGATCGCGCTCCTTTTTAATATTAATCTGGCCAAAGAGCGCAAGAATGTCTTCGTATTGCTGGCTTTTCATCTTTCGTTCACCATTTCTTTTGAGTTTTTCGAGCTTCAAGATATATTCAGAAAATATATTGAAGAAATAACCTATGTATTCCTCTTTAATGCGAGCATCTTCCGACAGCCTGACATTTATCTTTTCTAACTGACTGTTCTTCTCTGCGATGATCCGTTCCTTAACACGCAGGCGTTTAAGCTGAATAAAGACAATGAATGATATAAGGCTTATAATAACTACGATGATCAGGCTTGTTAAAAGATATATGATGAATTTATTTTTAGCATTCTCGGTTATCAAAATTTTATTCGCAGCGATATCCGGCAAGATAGACGCGATCTCAATTTTATGGAGGCGCGATCCGTAAAATTCGGCATTGTTCAACGCCTCCTGCATAAAAAAGTAGGCATCCTTTACATCTCCAACTCTATACAAATTTCTTCCAAGCTTATAAATGGCCACCGTTTCTTTTATGGAAGACTTTATATCATTGATGGCGGCAATATATAATAGTCTCATGCGCTCATCCCCTTCATAATGATCGGCCAGAGCTGCAGCAATCATAGCCGTTTGATGCTGAGTGAGCTTATGACGATAAAGCAGCTCCTCATAGTACTTATAATTACTCAGCTTTTGCCCAGCGGTATCCGGGACCTCTGCTTTGTACATAATTTGTTCAAACGATCCCTTCTCAGCCAGTGCAATCGCGCTGTCGAGGTATTTATGTGATTCTTGCCGATAATGTTCGGCGTAATATTTATCATTATTATAGTTGGCAAGTTCAGCGTAAAACACACATTTTAGCCGGTAATAAAGCCTCTTCGACTTTGGATCAAGAATTTTTGGATCAACCTGATCCAGGCAATCCCGGGTTTCTATAAACATACCCGACGACATCAGAATAATACCCAGCTTTATTTTACTTTCATATTGCTTAGGTAAATCATGCATCGCCACACTCAGCCTGATCATTTTCTGAGTATACACATATGCAGAATCATACTGGTAGCTCTTATACTCTTCAAACAACCTGTTGCATAGCTGATACTTCCGGTCAAGATCGTTAGATGCACACCGTTCAAGTTCCAGTTTCAGACCAGCGATCACACGCTCTTTCTGATTGTCGTAAACGCTCTTTCTAGCAAGTTCGGCCTTCAGCTGAGCCATCAGCTTCGCATTCCCATTTTCGCCCCTTACAGCAAACGAAATCAATAAAAATAAAAACGGGTAAAAAAGTTTCATCATATAAAAGTTCTTGCGCAGTCTAATCTAGAATTAATAAAATGGTAACTATCAAATATATTACAATAAAAAAAACCTGCAAGTTGGTACCTGCAGGTTTTTTTATTGGATATGGTTCTTTTACCACTGTATTGCCTGATCGTCGTCAGGAATAGTGATATTTCTTCTCCGCTCCATAGTCATAGATCCTTCCGCTTTGTACCGGATAGGCATATTCGGAATAGAGGTAATGTCGTTGTATTTGTATTTGATATTGACAGTAGTGTATTCACTAACCAAGTAAGGCAAGGTAGGATCTACAACCTTTTTGATCTGATATGTGGGCTGGCTCAGCAATTCAAAGTTAATTGCAGGATTTTCGGCCTGGACTGTAAGGGCACCTGTTCTGCTTCCGTCGGCGTTTTCAACCGGCTCGCCAAAACGCATAAGAATCTTGTAATCACCACGCTCTTCTGATCGTTCTTCCACCATACCGGCATAAAAGAACACGGTATTTTCATCTACCACCCAAGCGTTCTTTGTACTCATAACCATTGTTTTTGGTTCCGTATCACTGTCAAAAACAATGTTCATAGATGTTGCGGAATAGCTTCCTGAATAGTCATTGAATGGTTTCACATACAACAACGCCTTTCGCCATCCTTTACGGTAATTAACTGCATAGGAAGGGTCGTCCTTTATTGTAAGCGGAAGCACCCAGCGTTCTACGAGATCAAGGTTGAAGAACTTGAATTTAATCTTGTGGTTCGCGGTATGCGAGCCTTTCGGAATAAAACAGGGACCAGCAGGCAGTTCAAAAAATTGAGCAGGCAACTGTTTAAAATATAAATCAGTACGGTACTGATATTTTCCCTGATTAAATATGTTCAGGGTGTCGTTGTCAACCTCAACTTGTACGTTGAGATCCTTTTGATTCTCCTGCGTTCCGCTCACAATTACAGGAAGATTATACTCAACCTCTCCATCCTTCTTGTAACGGAGATATACTTCCGTCACTCCTTCACTTCCAATAGGGGCTTTAAACGAAACCATGTTGGTAAACAATTCCTCCTCCCACTCATCATTGCATGCAGCGAAGGGCATAATCAATGTCAGTGCTACGATATATTTATAGAAACTTTTCATGATATAAATCCATTATTAAATTAATCAAAAGATGGCCAGCCCGGTGCCTGTGTCAGGCGATTGTTCTTACGCAGCTCATCCCAGTGAATAGGCCAGAAATACATCTTCTGAGAGAAGGCGGTTTGCAGGAGAGGAACACGTACTGGTGAATAGAAAAGAGCGGGATTGCCCTTAGCTGTAATCAAGGTATTGTATCCATAAATCTGCTTCGCATCTTCTACCGGTGCATCTTTCCATCTTCTTAAGTCATAGTAACGCTGGTTTTCGGCCAGCAATTCTATTTGCCGCTCATGTTTGATGCTGTTACGTAGGCTGGCTTGATTTGCATACACTGTCGTTTCGTAATTGGGAACTCCTGCGCGAATACGCACAGGTGAAATAGCTTTGCTCATCTCGTTAACATCCCTTGAAATAATATAAGTCATCGCTCCATCCCATGATGGTATGTTATAAGAGCCTGACAGCTCATTGAGTGCTTCTGCATACATCAGAAGAATGTCGGCATACCGAATGGTGATTTCCACTTTAGGGTAAATTTTTCCGTCGTTATCGGCATTATCTTTCGGGTTTACATATTTCATCATCCCAATCCCAGTGGGCAGCCAGCGATCGCCATTCACCCTTCCTTCTCTTTCCCCACGGTAATAAAATATCTGTTTATTTGTATTCTCTCCTACGTTCTTGGTAGCGCTTGACATGGTCCATAATGCCCCGCTAAAAGCAACGGATGCGTAAAATCTGGGTTCCCGGAGCGCAAACTCTTTCCAAACGTTCGCTTTCAAGGGTTTAAACTGGTCCACTTCATTGCTTTGCACGAACATATTCGAGCCATATTTCTGCAATATCTCAGCCCTGTTAAATGGACGCCCATCGTTCATGTCATACGCATCGCATTGCTTCAAAGTAAGACCATGGCTATTCCATCCTCCCGCTGTCTGCGGCATCTGATGCCTCGTTAATGCGATTACGCCGTGTTCCTGATCAGTTTGGTTCTCGCCCCTCGTGAAGATCATTTCCGTGTTTTCCGAAGCATAGAGGTCGCCGTTGAACAGTGAGCGGTATGACTCGAAGGGATCTATATTGGCCCATCCTTCAGGGAAATTCTTGTTCGAGTACTCAGGATGATGCGGCGGAATTATAGTCGCAGGATAAGATTCTGTACCTTTAATCCTCCTGTCAGCCGTATAGAGCTTATATAAGTTCAATTCAATAACATCTTTAGCTGCAGCTGCAGCCTTTGCCCACTTTTCTTCGCTATATTGTTGCGAAATTAAAACCCTGCCCTGATCATCTGTGAATCCTGCCATCTCCGCGTTTCCGTTCGCTAAAGGACTAGCTGCAAATAACAGCGCTTTTGCCCTCGTTGCTAAAGCCGCACCACGTGTAGGACGGGCAATATTACGGTTATCACGTTTCAATGGAAGGTCTTTAGCTGCCAGGACCATTTCAGAAGAAATAAAATCAGCTACCTCATCGTAGGTATTACGAGGGAACGACAGGTTATCATACGTTTGATCATAATCGACTCCCTTCTCAGGCATGAGGGGTACTGGACCATATTTCCTTAACAGCAACCAGTATAAGTAAGCCCTGATAAAACGAGCCTCGGCCTTATATTGAGCTACCTCATGATCGGTAAAGGTGCCTCCTTCAGAAATTGTATTAATCATTATAGAAGCCTGGCGGATACCGGCGTACGACTGTGTCCAGGACTGATTATACCAGCCTTGATCGTATTCACCAAATTTAAATCTTCTGTAATCAGCGCCGTTTCCCCCTTCGTTATAAAACATGTCATCTGCATAGTTAGAGACCGTATAGTTTTTATGCCCGATTTCCAGGTTATAATCTAACAACTGACTGTAACAATTTGCTAACCATTGTTCAGTGTAGTCTCTGCTGTTAAATATCCGTTCTTCACTTTGCCTGTCGTCGAAGAAATGTTCTACGCTCAGGTAGTCTTTACAGGAACTAGTAAAAAGCCCTGTGCCAACTAACAGTATAATTATTATGTGCTTTGCTTTCATTCTTTTTTTCGTTTATAGAGTTGCACTTACACCAAAGGTAAAGGTCTTTGCCAGCGGATACTGCTGACCGTTGGAACTGTTCATTTCGGGATCCCACAATTTAAACTTGGAGAAAGTGAGCACATTGGTGCCCATAAAGAACAGCCTCATACTATTTACGTGAAATCTATTGATGAGCCGTTTCGGCAGATTGTACCCTGCCTCAACTGTTTTAAGGCGCAGGTATGAACTCTCCCTAAGCCAATATGACGAAGGCCTGTAATTGTTGCCATTTCCACCATAACTTAGTCTGGGATAGGAAGCGTTAACATCTTCATTCTCGCCCAAGACCCAGCGGTTTGCCTCAACTACGTCCGTTAGGATATTACCCCAGTCTCCTCTGCTAAAGGGATACACCGTATAGCCATTGATAAAGAACGACGATTTACCTACCCCCTGAAAAAAGACGTTGAAATCAAAGTTCTTCCATTGACTTACCAGTGCAAAACCATAAACAAGGTTAGGATAAGGAGTTGCACCAACAGGTACAATGTCATTAATGTCGTCTATTTTTCCATCACCATTGATATCCTTGTATTTAATATCGCCAGGCATAACAGGTCCGAACGTTTGTGTCGGGCTGTTCCTGATATCTTCATAATCTTTAAAGAGTCCAAGAGCTATCAGGCCCCGGTTCTGGTTTACTCGAAATCCGGCCTGAGTATTGTACGGATAATTACTGAACTGCTCGTCGTATTCCAGAACCTCATTCTTACCGTAGGTCATCGTACTACGCAATGTGAAATTTATCTCCCCTATTTTTTGAGAGATCTTTAACTGTCCGTCAAAACCCTTTGACACAGCAGAGCCAACATTAGCCCGGGGTCTGGCACCTTGCAGCCCAACACTAGCCGGTATAAAGTCTCTTGACATATAGATTCCATCCCGTTGCTCGTGAAAATAGTCAAGAGCTCCACTAATTTTGTCGCGGAATAATGAAAAATCAAGGCCAAGATTATGCTTGGTAGCCACTTCCCATGTCACAGAATTAGAGGCTATATTATCATAGGTAAGGCCGGAAAAACTGAAGTTACTTTCGATATCTCCCCAGTTATACCCCGTTGCGTTTTTGAAAGAAGCGAGGTATGGAAAACGTATTGGCATGTAATCATTCCCCACCTTACCATAGGAGTAACGGAGCTTGAACATATTCATCCAGCTCAGATTTTTCTTTATAAACGGCTCTTCTCCAATATTCCAGGCACCGGAAATGGCTGGAAAAAGATCAAACTGGTGACCAGTGGCAAAGTTCTCAGAACCGTTGTATCCAAAGTTAAAATCGAAAAAATAACGGGATTTATACCCATAGGTTAATCGTCCGGCGAGCCTTTGGTTACGCCGCTCAATGCCCTGAATCAGATCTGTTCCATAATCGGAAGTGTTTACCTTCTTTTCCTGGGTATATTGCAGCGTACCTCCCATATTATGATTGCCAAGGGTTTTAGCATAGTGAAGTTCGCCTTGTAAAAACTCCATTCGTTCGCCATTCGCATTGGAAAACTGAGTGAGCAACTGTTCAGTTATACGACGCTGAAATATCAGATTTCCATCTGAATCCCTTAGGCGTTCTGCTTCCCATCCTTCAGGCCATTTCATTCTTCTGATATGGTTCCAGTTATTCGTATCGTAACCATATCTCCCAACAAAACGCAAGCCTTTGGTTACGAAGTTCAGATCCTGTTCCAGCGTCACATTGGTTTGGATCTTATTCTCCCAGTTCTCAATGTAACCCTGTTGAGTGATCAACGTCCATGGATTATTTCGTTCTGCCCCCCCTCTCGAAGCTACATACCCATTGGTATAACGGATGGGGATGGCAATGGGATTCTGTCCCATCAATGAGGCCCATATTTCATCATAAGTCCCTCCCGGCAG
The window above is part of the Arcticibacter tournemirensis genome. Proteins encoded here:
- a CDS encoding PhnA domain-containing protein, coding for MSINPQLQNRSNQACELCLNPDSDLNAYTVPPRNESIENQVVLCSECLGQIASGDYTNTHHWRCLEGSIWSEVPSVQVLSYKIMSRLSSTEEWARDTIESVYLDESLVEWANAEDALEAGKVIHKDSFGVVLETGDSVILTQNLNVKGTSYIAPKGTMVRKIKLVPDNADQIEGKINGDTIVILTRFVRKSV
- a CDS encoding DinB family protein; protein product: METKTASNRTIGFLSLFDMHTTFFRRALDGISEEDMHNRLNTQANHMGWISGSVVQQRYFMTQETHPGLKQTGDELFRENQGILTNAKYPSVAEYLKDWETISPLAREALVAIGDEKLDSTMDMGGMKMTYYEVISFTMYREANMIGQLALWRRLLGYPALKYD
- a CDS encoding group III truncated hemoglobin, which produces MKRDICGPDDVVLFVNEFYVLALQDPLLGPVFAHAITDWTPHLDRLYKFWNSALFEELTVTEQSISSHSTLNVDRAHYDRWLLHFNRTIDTYFEGEVANRAKKKAAQTAGLFLSHLKASGR
- a CDS encoding helix-turn-helix domain-containing protein, translated to MKKDEKSPHKFETLSDAHRAFGLPQPKHPLISMINGAPSWSEVIPPFVHHVLGFYKISYKPKLGGRLKYGQGYYDFDEGGLLFASPGQVMGGVESEGTVCSAYTLLIHPDFFLGYPLAKKISQYGFFSYTANETLHLSEDEKTTILSIFRIMEEELNGRIDDFSQDVVISQIELLLNYANRFYKRQFITRKVVNHDLLQRLEELLNSYFNNEHALSKGIPTVQYLAENLNLSPSYLSDMLRTLTGQNAQQHIHDKLIEKAKEKLSTTSLSVSEVAYALGFEHPQSFSKLFKTKTSLSPLEFRRSFN
- a CDS encoding SDR family NAD(P)-dependent oxidoreductase, giving the protein MENEMKSKVWFITGASRGFGRIWAEAALERGDKVAATARNVNSLAALKEKYADSVLALELDVTNPAQAKAAVDEAYAYFGRLDIVLNNAGYSLVGTIEEASAEDVRAMFETNVFGTLAVIQAALPLLREQGGGHILGTSSNLGHVVLPVIGYYCSSKWAFEAIHESLALEVKDFGIKVTIIEPGAYATEFGSEASLKFAEGMDIYANFKAQFFGQLKDMKKGDPNATPQALFQVVDAEKPPLRFNLGSQNLSWVKAAYEERLALWEQWDAVSSSAQGVAE
- a CDS encoding DUF6377 domain-containing protein, translating into MMKLFYPFLFLLISFAVRGENGNAKLMAQLKAELARKSVYDNQKERVIAGLKLELERCASNDLDRKYQLCNRLFEEYKSYQYDSAYVYTQKMIRLSVAMHDLPKQYESKIKLGIILMSSGMFIETRDCLDQVDPKILDPKSKRLYYRLKCVFYAELANYNNDKYYAEHYRQESHKYLDSAIALAEKGSFEQIMYKAEVPDTAGQKLSNYKYYEELLYRHKLTQHQTAMIAAALADHYEGDERMRLLYIAAINDIKSSIKETVAIYKLGRNLYRVGDVKDAYFFMQEALNNAEFYGSRLHKIEIASILPDIAANKILITENAKNKFIIYLLTSLIIVVIISLISFIVFIQLKRLRVKERIIAEKNSQLEKINVRLSEDARIKEEYIGYFFNIFSEYILKLEKLKRNGERKMKSQQYEDILALFGQINIKKERDHLFRTFDRVFLKLFPNFVQSFNALLKPEDQIWPRDNEVLNAHLRIFALVRLGITDNETIAKILEYSVNTVYTYKFRIKTKALVKPDDFDTSIMDIKVVTEP
- a CDS encoding DUF4973 domain-containing protein, with protein sequence MKSFYKYIVALTLIMPFAACNDEWEEELFTNMVSFKAPIGSEGVTEVYLRYKKDGEVEYNLPVIVSGTQENQKDLNVQVEVDNDTLNIFNQGKYQYRTDLYFKQLPAQFFELPAGPCFIPKGSHTANHKIKFKFFNLDLVERWVLPLTIKDDPSYAVNYRKGWRKALLYVKPFNDYSGSYSATSMNIVFDSDTEPKTMVMSTKNAWVVDENTVFFYAGMVEERSEERGDYKILMRFGEPVENADGSRTGALTVQAENPAINFELLSQPTYQIKKVVDPTLPYLVSEYTTVNIKYKYNDITSIPNMPIRYKAEGSMTMERRRNITIPDDDQAIQW
- a CDS encoding RagB/SusD family nutrient uptake outer membrane protein, with product MKAKHIIIILLVGTGLFTSSCKDYLSVEHFFDDRQSEERIFNSRDYTEQWLANCYSQLLDYNLEIGHKNYTVSNYADDMFYNEGGNGADYRRFKFGEYDQGWYNQSWTQSYAGIRQASIMINTISEGGTFTDHEVAQYKAEARFIRAYLYWLLLRKYGPVPLMPEKGVDYDQTYDNLSFPRNTYDEVADFISSEMVLAAKDLPLKRDNRNIARPTRGAALATRAKALLFAASPLANGNAEMAGFTDDQGRVLISQQYSEEKWAKAAAAAKDVIELNLYKLYTADRRIKGTESYPATIIPPHHPEYSNKNFPEGWANIDPFESYRSLFNGDLYASENTEMIFTRGENQTDQEHGVIALTRHQMPQTAGGWNSHGLTLKQCDAYDMNDGRPFNRAEILQKYGSNMFVQSNEVDQFKPLKANVWKEFALREPRFYASVAFSGALWTMSSATKNVGENTNKQIFYYRGEREGRVNGDRWLPTGIGMMKYVNPKDNADNDGKIYPKVEITIRYADILLMYAEALNELSGSYNIPSWDGAMTYIISRDVNEMSKAISPVRIRAGVPNYETTVYANQASLRNSIKHERQIELLAENQRYYDLRRWKDAPVEDAKQIYGYNTLITAKGNPALFYSPVRVPLLQTAFSQKMYFWPIHWDELRKNNRLTQAPGWPSFD